Proteins from a single region of Primulina tabacum isolate GXHZ01 chromosome 5, ASM2559414v2, whole genome shotgun sequence:
- the LOC142547643 gene encoding cellulose synthase-like protein D1: MATSSGPRRQSSSVGGSAERPPVKFARRTSSGRVMSLSRDDELDVPGDYATQNDYINYTVMMPPTPDNQPAASSSANAFGDKPDGPTSFNAPPSRFRTDSQHVRTGSQGGNEDGGGNMSGKLDRRMSIMKNNNKSMLLRSQTQDFDHNRWLFETKGKYGIGNAFWQQDEDSFDHDTGMSMQDFMDKPWKPLTRKIKVPAGVLSPYRLLIVFRMIALALFLSWRVQNPNEDAMWLWGMSIVCEIWFAFSWLLDILPKFNPINRAADLAALKDKFESPSPANPNGRSDLPGVDVFISTADPEKEPPLVTANTILSILAVEYPVEKICIYLSDDGGAILTFEAMAEAVKFAEVWVPFCRKHNIEPRNPDSYFNQKTDPTKNKKRPDFVKDRRWIKREYDEFKVRINGLPEVIRKRCETYNKNEETREKKLIRDKNNGILPPNEKIEVTKATWMADGTHWPGTWHKPVIDHSKGDHAGILQVMSKVPENDPVIGGPDEGKLDFTGIDIRLPMFAYVSREKRQCYDHNKKAGAMNALVRASAILSNGPFILNLDCDHYIYNSMAIREGMCYMMDRGGDRICYIQFPQRFEGIDPSDRYANHNTVFFDGNMRALDGLQGPVYVGTGCMFRRYALYGFHPPRANDYTGIIGQNKAPAKKIQPQSEEEEPLNEHPDLNLPKKFGNSSIFTDSIPVAEFQGRPLADHISVKNGRPPGALLVPRPPLDAPTVAEAIAVISCWYEDKTEWGDRIGWIYGSVTEDVVTGYRMHNRGWRSVYCITKRDAFRGTAPINLTDRLHQVLRWATGSVEIFFSRNNALLATKRLKFLQRIAYLNVGIYPFTSLFLVVYCFLPALSLFSGQFIVQSLDISFLVYLLIITLALMFISLLEVKWSGIGLEEWWRNEQFWVIGGTSAHLVAVLQGLLKVIAGIEISFTLTSKSAGEDEDDIYADLYIVKWTGLFIMPLAIIIVNIVALVIGAARTIYSVIPQWSKLFGGAFFSFWVLAHMYPFAKGLMGRKGRLPTIIYVWAGIISITVSLLWIIISPPQGNNNAAAHGELTF, encoded by the exons ATGGCAACATCATCAGGTCCAAGGAGGCAGTCATCCTCGGTCGGCGGCTCTGCGGAACGACCGCCTGTAAAATTCGCACGTCGGACGTCAAGCGGACGTGTCATGAGCCTTTCTCGAGACGATGAACTAGATGTCCCGGGAGACTACGCAACCCAAAATGACTACATAAACTACACGGTTATGATGCCTCCTACACCAGATAACCAGCCAGCAGCCTCGTCCAGCGCCAATGCATTTGGAGACAAGCCCGATGGCCCAACGTCTTTTAATGCACCGCCATCGAGATTCCGTACGGATTCCCAACATGTTAGAACGGGCAGCCAGGGGGGAAACGAGGATGGTGGGGGTAATATGTCCGGAAAGCTAGATCGTAGGATGTCGATTATGAAGAACAATAATAAGTCGATGTTGTTAAGGAGCCAAACGCAGGATTTCGATCATAATCGTTGGCTTTTCGAGACGAAAGGGAAGTATGGGATTGGGAATGCATTTTGGCAACAGGATGAGGATTCATTTGACCATGATACTGGGATGAGCATGCAAGATTTCATGGACAAGCCATGGAAACCACTGACCAGAAAAATTAAGGTTCCTGCAGGGGTACTCAGCCCATATAG ATTACTTATTGTGTTCCGAATGATCGCACTGGCTCTCTTCCTTTCATGGAGAGTACAAAATCCGAATGAGGATGCAATGTGGTTGTGGGGAATGTCTATTGTATGTGAGATATGGTTTGCATTTTCTTGGCTTCTCGATATACTTCCGAAGTTCAATCCAATAAACCGAGCAGCAGACTTGGCTGCTCTTAAAGACAAGTTTGAATCGCCTTCTCCCGCAAATCCAAATGGACGATCAGATCTTCCTGGGGTCGATGTTTTTATATCTACGGCTGATCCAGAAAAAGAGCCTCCTTTAGTCACTGCTAACACCATTTTATCCATTCTTGCTGTCGAGTATCCTGTTGAGAAAATATGTATTTACTTATCAGATGATGGTGGGGCGATTCTCACATTTGAGGCCATGGCCGAGGCTGTCAAATTCGCAGAG GTGTGGGTGCCATTTTGTCGGAAACACAATATAGAGCCAAGGAATCCAGATAGTTACTTCAACCAGAAAACGGACCCGACGAAAAATAAGAAACGTCCTGATTTTGTAAAGGATCGGCGTTGGATCAAGAGGGAGTACGATGAGTTTAAGGTCAGGATTAATGGTTTGCCTGAAGTTATACGCAAAAGGTGTGAAACGTATAACAAAAACGAGGAAACGAGGGAAAAGAAACTCATCAGAGACAAGAACAATGGTATTTTGCCCCCTAACGAGAAAATCGAGGTCACCAAGGCTACATGGATGGCAGATGGAACACATTGGCCCGGAACCTGGCACAAGCCCGTGATTGATCACTCCAAGGGAGACCATGCTGGTATTTTGCAG GTTATGAGCAAGGTACCCGAAAACGATCCAGTAATAGGAGGTCCCGATGAAGGGAAATTGGACTTTACAGGTATTGACATCCGGCTTCCCATGTTTGCCTATGTTTCCCGTGAAAAACGGCAGTGTTACGATCATAACAAGAAAGCTGGAGCCATGAATGCACTGGTGAGAGCATCAGCAATATTATCCAATGGACCGTTCATTTTAAACTTGGATTGTGATCACTATATCTATAACTCTATGGCTATCCGGGAAGGCATGTGTTATATGATGGATCGCGGGGGTGACCGTATTTGCTACATCCAGTTCCCACAAAGATTCGAGGGAATAGATCCCTCAGACAGATATGCTAATCATAACACTGTCTTTTTCGATG GAAATATGAGAGCCTTGGATGGACTCCAAGGTCCGGTGTATGTGGGAACAGGATGCATGTTTAGGCGGTATGCGCTGTACGGTTTTCATCCACCGAGGGCAAATGATTATACAGGCATTATTGGACAAAACAAGGCCCCCGCCAAGAAAATCCAGCCTCAATCAGAAGAAGAGGAGCCGCTAAATGAGCATCCTGACCTGAACTTACCGAAAAAGTTCGGGAACTCCAGCATTTTTACTGATTCTATACCTGTTGCTGAGTTTCAAGGACGACCACTCGCTGATCATATCTCGGTCAAGAACGGTAGGCCTCCCGGTGCACTACTTGTTCCACGTCCCCCTCTCGATGCCCCAACCGTCGCTGAAGCAAtcgctgtcatttcttgctg GTATGAAGACAAGACGGAATGGGGAGACAGAATAGGTTGGATATATGGATCAGTGACAGAAGATGTAGTTACAGGCTACCGAATGCACAACCGTGGGTGGCGTTCAGTTTACTGCATAACGAAACGAGATGCCTTTCGAGGGACGGCGCCCATCAATCTCACTGATCGTCTCCACCAAGTGCTCAGATGGGCCACGGGATCAGTCGAGATCTTCTTTTCACGAAACAACGCCCTCTTAGCAACCAAGCGCCTCAAGTTTTTACAACGTATTGCATACCTAAATGTTGGTATCTACCCATTCACGTCCCTTTTCCTAGTCGTCTATTGCTTTCTCCCTGCCCTTTCCCTCTTCTCTGGACAGTTCATTGTCCAATCACTCGACATCTCGTTCCTCGTCTACCTCCTGATCATAACCTTGGCACTAATGTTCATTTCCCTCCTCGAAGTAAAATGGTCCGGCATTGGCCTTGAGGAATGGTGGCGGAACGAGCAATTTTGGGTCATAGGGGGCACGAGCGCACATCTAGTGGCGGTGTTACAAGGGCTCCTAAAAGTCATAGCCGGGATCGAAATCTCATTCACTTTGACCTCAAAATCCGCAGGCGAAGACGAAGACGACATTTACGCAGATCTTTATATTGTGAAATGGACCGGACTCTTCATAATGCCACTAGCTATCATCATTGTCAATATAGTCGCCCTCGTTATCGGCGCTGCACGAACTATATACAGCGTGATCCCGCAATGGAGCAAGCTCTTCGGAGGTGCATTCTTTAGCTTCTGGGTTCTGGCTCATATGTATCCATTTGCAAAGGGACTAATGgggagaaaagggagattgcccACTATTATATATGTTTGGGCAGGGATTATTTCTATTACAGTTTCTTTGCTTTGGATTATCATTAGCCCACCTCAGGGGAATAATAATGCTGCAGCACATGGTGAGCTTACATTTTGA